Part of the Roseofilum capinflatum BLCC-M114 genome, TCGCTATCACCATCATCACTCTTGCCCAAAGAGTCAAGAGTAAAAGAAAGGATTCATCATGGTATTAGAAACAGAACTATCACGGGCGATCGAACTCTTCCAATTTGCCTTTATGCAACGGGCGCTTATGGGAGGAGTCTTAATGGGAGTTATGGGGGGACTTTTGGGCAGTTTTACCATTTTGCGGCAACTGTCATTTTTTAGTGATGCCCTAGGGCACTCGGCCCTATTGGGAATAAGTTTAGGGCTATTATTAGGACTCAATCCATCATTTGTAATTTTGCCCTTTGCCGTTATTTTTGCCCTCGTAGTCAATACGTTTCTAGAGCGTACCCAACTGTGGACGGATGCTTTACTCAATATTGTTTATTCTTCATCTTTAGCCCTTGCGATTATCACCCTCAGCCTGATTGGGCAATACAAAGGGGGCATCAATAACTTACTCTTTGGCGATATTTTAGCCCTGCAAAACTTCGATCTGATCCTCAGCTCCGTTCTCTTATTGATCTGTATCGGATTTATTGGTTTAACTGTGCGAACCCAGATGATGGTGACCCTTCATGAACCCATGGCGATCGCCCGTGGTGTATCTGTCCAGTCCCATCGTACCGCCTTTATTGTCCTCCTTTCCTTAGTTGTTGGCGTTGCGATCAAGGCGATCGGAGTCCTATTAGTGAGCGCGTTTATCGTTATTCCCGCATGTTCTGCTCGTTTACTGACTCACAACTTCACCACTTATGCCATCGGTTCTGCTGTTGTAGGTGCGATCGGCGCTCTCGGTGGCATTGTTCTCTCGGCTCTATTTAACCTCCCTTCCGGCCCCAGTATTGTGATCGTGCAACTGGCCGTGTTCTTGAGTGCGATCGCCCTGTCCCATCTAACAATACCTTCGCCATTTTCCCGTAGGTTGGGTTGAGGAACGTGCATGTCGGCGACAGCCGAAAACCCAACAAATACGTTGGGTTTCACTCTAACAAAATGGTGTCATTTTGGCACTATTAGCTTGGCAAGCAGTGTGCCCTCTTCCCCCAGCCCCTTCTCCCACG contains:
- a CDS encoding metal ABC transporter permease, with product MVLETELSRAIELFQFAFMQRALMGGVLMGVMGGLLGSFTILRQLSFFSDALGHSALLGISLGLLLGLNPSFVILPFAVIFALVVNTFLERTQLWTDALLNIVYSSSLALAIITLSLIGQYKGGINNLLFGDILALQNFDLILSSVLLLICIGFIGLTVRTQMMVTLHEPMAIARGVSVQSHRTAFIVLLSLVVGVAIKAIGVLLVSAFIVIPACSARLLTHNFTTYAIGSAVVGAIGALGGIVLSALFNLPSGPSIVIVQLAVFLSAIALSHLTIPSPFSRRLG